In Alphaproteobacteria bacterium, the following proteins share a genomic window:
- the sufD gene encoding Fe-S cluster assembly protein SufD, translating into MSASSPIVESFARQYDAVKASLPGGELAWLANLRAQAFASFAAKGLPTLKTEAWKYTNLNPLARFSFVAAAPDGNGIAAAKLPRLLSAKAESLRLVIANGRPRPDLSQLDKLPSGVTITSLAMVFEREPALLKDRLASFGVTQDKPLAALNTAFIADGVVLRIGANVSIDRPIELLYVASVDREPVSYHPRSLIVAEAGSRATVVEHHVAVGDRVYLANGVAQIVLEAGATLRHYKLENESAHAFHIANRQVQVAGGATYESFVLSNGGRLARDEIVVTLDGPGATCQLNGAFMARGRQLIDNTTVIDHAKPNTTSREIYKGVLDDQARGVFQGRILVRPDAQKTDGQQTSRTLLLSPAAEIDTKPQLEIYADDVKCGHGAAVGEIEEEALFYLRSRGIPELDARQMLVEAFLDDVVDKVGCEPVREAFRDVVAGWIGSKGGA; encoded by the coding sequence ATGAGCGCCTCTTCTCCCATCGTCGAAAGCTTCGCCAGACAATATGATGCCGTCAAGGCGAGCTTGCCAGGCGGCGAGCTTGCCTGGCTCGCCAATCTGCGCGCGCAGGCATTTGCCAGTTTTGCAGCCAAGGGACTGCCCACGCTGAAGACGGAGGCGTGGAAGTATACGAACCTCAATCCACTTGCGCGTTTTTCATTCGTCGCGGCCGCGCCCGACGGGAATGGCATCGCCGCCGCGAAACTGCCGCGGCTTCTATCCGCCAAGGCCGAAAGCCTGCGCCTCGTGATCGCCAACGGTCGCCCGCGACCGGATCTTTCACAGCTCGACAAGCTTCCTTCGGGCGTTACGATCACGAGCCTTGCTATGGTATTCGAGAGAGAGCCCGCCTTACTCAAGGACAGGCTAGCTAGCTTCGGTGTTACGCAGGACAAGCCGCTTGCAGCGCTCAACACCGCATTCATCGCCGACGGTGTGGTTCTGCGGATCGGGGCTAACGTTTCGATCGACCGGCCGATCGAGCTCCTCTACGTGGCGTCGGTCGATAGAGAGCCGGTGAGCTATCATCCGCGAAGTTTGATCGTTGCCGAGGCAGGGAGCCGGGCAACAGTCGTCGAGCATCACGTCGCCGTTGGCGATCGCGTCTATCTCGCGAACGGGGTCGCGCAGATCGTACTCGAAGCGGGTGCCACGCTACGGCATTACAAGCTCGAAAACGAAAGTGCTCACGCATTCCACATCGCCAACCGCCAGGTTCAGGTCGCGGGCGGAGCGACTTACGAGAGTTTTGTTCTTTCAAATGGCGGCCGGTTGGCACGGGACGAAATTGTCGTCACGCTGGACGGTCCCGGTGCAACATGCCAGCTCAACGGCGCGTTCATGGCGCGCGGCCGACAGTTGATCGACAACACGACAGTGATCGATCACGCAAAACCGAACACGACGAGTCGCGAAATCTACAAAGGTGTGCTCGACGACCAGGCACGTGGCGTGTTCCAAGGCCGGATTCTCGTGCGCCCGGATGCACAGAAGACCGATGGCCAGCAGACAAGCCGCACACTGCTTCTTTCACCGGCTGCCGAGATCGACACGAAGCCGCAGCTCGAAATTTATGCGGACGATGTAAAGTGCGGCCATGGCGCTGCGGTCGGAGAGATCGAGGAAGAGGCACTCTTTTATCTTCGGAGCCGCGGAATCCCCGAGCTCGATGCGCGGCAAATGCTGGTCGAGGCGTTCCTCGACGACGTGGTCGATAAGGTCGGGTGCGAGCCGGTGCGCGAAGCCTTCCGCGACGTCGTCGCCGGCTGGATCGGCTCGAAGGGCGGAGCATGA